The following are from one region of the Microcoleus sp. FACHB-831 genome:
- a CDS encoding DUF5691 domain-containing protein: MKKFPSVGIKKLPLGDRSKEVRRSADDLLAPLSESRLCDRTLQRLQFLIKFTPAPQQEIVVTLLAHCDKARIRDGIDSNSPLGIGDKAWWLLQMLAIVPPNYRCQTSGLAPKELIQTALDNTYERSLIEGWMRATLRHRDGPNN, encoded by the coding sequence GTGAAAAAATTTCCATCAGTTGGGATAAAAAAGTTGCCACTCGGCGATCGCAGCAAAGAAGTAAGACGCAGCGCCGACGATTTGTTAGCACCTTTGTCAGAATCTCGTCTGTGCGATCGCACGCTTCAGCGGTTGCAATTCTTAATAAAATTCACGCCAGCTCCCCAGCAGGAAATTGTTGTAACTCTGCTCGCTCATTGTGACAAAGCAAGGATACGCGATGGGATAGATTCCAACTCTCCTTTAGGAATTGGGGATAAAGCTTGGTGGCTCTTACAAATGTTGGCGATCGTTCCGCCTAATTATCGGTGCCAAACTTCCGGATTAGCACCAAAAGAGTTAATACAGACAGCCCTTGACAATACTTATGAGCGATCGCTGATTGAAGGGTGGATGCGGGCAACGCTGCGACATCGCGATGGCCCAAACAACTAG